The genome window GGCAAGCCGGCGCGCACCCTGCTGCGCACCCTGGGGGATGACGACAGGCAGCTGGTGCGCAGTTTCCACCTGCTGACCAGCAAGCCGGTGATGTACATCGCCAACGTCGCCGAAGACGGTTTCGAGAACAATCCGCTGCTGGATATCGTCAATGAAATCGCCGCTGCCGAGGGCGCCCCGGTGGTGCCGGTGTGCAACAAGATCGAAGCGGAAATCGCCGAACTGGAGGATGGCGAAGAAAAGGACATGTTCCTCGAAGCCCTTGGCCTGGAAGAACCCGGCCTGAACCGCGTGATCCGCGCCGGCTATGAACTGCTCAGCCTGCAGACCTATTTCACCGCCGGGGTAAAGGAAGTCCGTGCCTGGACCGTGCGCGTCGGCGCCACCGCTCCGCAGGCTGCAGCGGTGATTCACACCGACTTCGAAAAAGGCTTCATCCGCGCCGAAGTCGTGGCCTATAACGACTTCATCCAGTACCGGGGTGAATCCGGCGCCAAGGAAGCCGGCAAATGGCGCCTGGAAGGCAAGGAGTACATCGTCAAGGATGGCGACGTGATGCATTTCAGGTT of Pseudomonas pohangensis contains these proteins:
- the ychF gene encoding redox-regulated ATPase YchF, whose protein sequence is MGFNCGIVGLPNVGKSTLFNALTKSGIAAENFPFCTIEPNTGIVPMPDARLEALAEIVKPERILPTTMEFVDIAGLVAGASKGEGLGNKFLANIRETDAIAHVVRCFQDENVIHVSNSVDPKRDIEIIDLELIFADLDSCEKQLQKVTRNAKGGDKDAVAQKALLEKLIPHFTEGKPARTLLRTLGDDDRQLVRSFHLLTSKPVMYIANVAEDGFENNPLLDIVNEIAAAEGAPVVPVCNKIEAEIAELEDGEEKDMFLEALGLEEPGLNRVIRAGYELLSLQTYFTAGVKEVRAWTVRVGATAPQAAAVIHTDFEKGFIRAEVVAYNDFIQYRGESGAKEAGKWRLEGKEYIVKDGDVMHFRFNV